From Arachis stenosperma cultivar V10309 chromosome 2, arast.V10309.gnm1.PFL2, whole genome shotgun sequence, one genomic window encodes:
- the LOC130963635 gene encoding monodehydroascorbate reductase-like, with translation MAKTFKYAWLSKLSASSSALLFHYFPLRNLGYAAREFAKQGLKPGELAIISKEAVAPYERPALSKAYLFPESPARLPGFHVCVGSGGERLLPEWYNEKGIELILSTEIVKADLAAKSLTSAGGETFSYQILLIATGSTVIRLSDFGVEGADAKNIFYLREVDDADKLYEAIKAKKNGKAVVVGGGYIGLELSAVLRLNNLDVTMVYPEPWCMPRLFTSGIAAFYEGYYAKKGVNIIKGTVAVGFTANSDGEVKEVKLKDGRVLEADIVVVGVGGRPQTALFKGQVEEEKGGIKTDASFKTSVPNVYAVGDVATFPLKLYNELRRVEHVDHSRKSAEQAAKAIKAAEEGKTVEEYDYLPYFYSRSFELSWQFYGDNVGDTVLFGDSSPESSKPKFGSYWIKDGKVVGAFLESGTPEENQAIAKVARVQPPVQDVDQLASEGLSFASKI, from the exons ATGGCGAAGACCTTCAAGTAC GCATGGCTATCAAAACTTAGTGCGAGTAGTTCAGCACTATTATTTCACTACTTTCCCCTGAGAAATTTG GGTTATGCAGCAAGGGAATTTGCTAAACAGGGACTTAAGCCTGGGGAGCTGGCAATCATATCCAAAGAAGCG GTAGCACCTTATGAACGTCCTGCACTAAGCAAGGCTTACCTTTTTCCTGAGT CCCCTGCTAGACTTCCTGGTTTCCATGTTTGTGTTGGAAGTGGAGGAGAAAGATTGCTTCCTGAGTGGTACAATGAGAAAG GTATAGAGTTGATTCTTAGCACAGAAATAGTGAAAGCAGACCTTGCTGCAAAATCTCTGACAAGTGCAGGAGGAGAAACGTTCAGTTACCAGATTTTGTTGATTGCAACCGGCTCAACT GTGATAAGGTTGAGTGATTTTGGTGTTGAAGGAGCTGATGCCAAAAACATCTTTTACTTGAGGGAAGTTGATGATGCTGATAAACTATACGAAGCaattaaagcaaagaagaacgGCAAAGCTGTGGTTGTTGGAGGTGGATACATTGGTCTGGAGCTTAGTGCAGTGTTGAGACTCAACAATCTTGATGTTACCATGGTCTACCCAGAGCCTTGGTGTA TGCCAAGACTTTTTACATCTGGCATAGCTGCTTTCTACGAGGGATACTATGCGAAAAAAGGGGTCAATATTATTAAAGGAACGGTTGCCGTTGGATTCACTGCAAATTCTGACGGAGAG GTGAAAGAAGTCAAACTAAAGGATGGCAGGGTCCTGGAAGCTGATATCGTTGTTGTTGGTGTTGGAGGGAGGCCACAAACAGCCTTATTCAAAGGACAGGTTGAAGAAGAGAAGGGTGGAATCAAG ACGGATGCTTCCTTCAAGACCAGTGTTCCTAATGTATACGCCGTTGGTGATGTTGCTACTTTTCccttaaaattatataatgagTTGAGAAGAGTTGAACATGTCGATCATTCTCGCAAATCAGCTGAACAAGCTGCAAAG GCCATCAAAGCTGCCGAAGAAGGGAAAACAGTTGAGGAGTATGATTACCTTCCATACTTCTATTCGCGCTCGTTTGAACTGTCTTGGCAGTTCTACGGTGACAACGTAGGTGACACCGTGCTATTTGGAGACAGCAGCCCGGAGTCATCTAAGCCGAAGTTTGGGTCATACTGGATTAAAGATGGGAAAGTCGTCGGCGCCTTTTTGGAGAGTGGAACCCCTGAGGAGAACCAGGCTATTGCCAAAGTAGCAAGGGTGCAACCTCCAGTTCAGGATGTGGACCAACTTGCGAGTGAAGGTCTTTCCTTTGCTAGTAAAATATAG
- the LOC130962106 gene encoding 60S acidic ribosomal protein P2-2-like yields the protein MKVIAAYLLAVLGGNKNPSAKDIKGILGSVGAEAEDNMIELLMSQLKGKDITEVIAAGREQLASVPSGGGGGVAVAAAPAGGGGAAAAAPAAAPAKKEEKVEEKEESDDDMGFSLFD from the exons ATGAAGGTGATCGCTGCATATTTGCTTGCTGTTCTTGGAGGCAACAAAAACCCTTCTGCTAAAGACATCAAGGGCATCCTTGGCTCTG TTGGAGCAGAAGCAGAGGATAATATGATTGAACTGTTGATGTCTCAGCTGAAAGGGAAGGATATAACTGAGGTTATTGCTGCCGGCAGGGAACAGTTAGCCTCTGTGCCTTccggtggtggtggtggtgtcgCTGTTGCCGCTGCTCCTGCCGGAGGAGGAggtgctgctgctgctgctccGGCAGCTGCTCCAGctaagaaagaagaaaaggtgGAGGAAAAAGAGGAATCCGATGAT GATATGGGTTTCAGTCTCTTCGATTAA